In the genome of Telluria mixta, the window ACCGACGAACAAGCCGAACGATGCCCACGACGGCAACGGCAGCGAATACCTGGCCTTCACCCTCGGCTCCGAGGAATACGGCATCGACATCCTGAAGGTGCAGGAGATCCGCGGCTACGAAGCCGTGACCCGCATCGCCAACGCCCCCGAATTCATCAAGGGCGTCATCAACCTGCGCGGCATCATCATCCCCGTGGTCGACATGCGCATCAAGTTCAACCTGGGCACGCCGACCTATGACCAGTTCACGGTCGTGATCATCCTGAACATCGGCGGCCGCATCATGGGCATGGTCGTGGACAGCGTGTCGGACGTGACCACGCTGACCCCGGACCAGATCAAGCCGGCGCCGGAGATGGGCAGCGCCTTCAACTCCGACTACCTCACCGGCCTCGGTACCGTCGACGAGCGCATGCTCATCCTGATCGACATCGACAAGCTGATGTCGTCCAGCGAGATGGGCCTGATGGACCGGATGGCAGCATAAGACAGGCAGCGCGGCGCAAGGGACACACCCGGACCGCACGCGGTCCGCAGAACGAATGCAACCCATGGCAAACAACGTGCCGCACAATACGAAGCCGGTGGCAAAACAGGAGACCGGCAAGGAGTTCGACTTCACGCGCGCCGACTTCGAGCGCGTACGGGGCCTGATCTACCAGCGCGCCGGCATCTCGCTGGCCGACAGCAAGCAGGAGATGGTCTACAGCCGTCTCGCGCGCCGCCTGCGCGCCAACGGCATCGCCTCGTTCGCGTCCTACCTCGACGCGCTGGAAGCGGGCCGCATGCCGGCCGAGTGGGAATCGTTCACGAACGCGCTGACGACGAACCTGACGTCGTTCTTCCGCGAGGCGCACCATTTCCCGCTGCTGGCCGAACACGCGCTCAAGGCGCGCGCGAGCCACGGCGGACCGCTCACGATCTGGTGCTCGGCCAGCTCCACCGGCGAAGAACCGTATTCGATCGCGATGACCGTGTGCGAGGCGTTCGACACCTTGACCCCGCCGGTGCAGATCATCGCCACCGACATCGACACGAACGTGCTGGCCACGGCCAGCGCCGGCGTCTACCCGATCGAGCGCGTCGACAAGATGGAACAGGCGCGCCTGCGCCGCTTCTTCCTGAAAGGGAAGGGCGCCCAGGAAGGCCTCGTGCGCGTGCGCCCGGAGCTGCGCCAGCTGATCACGTTCCGGCAATTGAACCTGCTGGCCGACGGCTGGGACGTCAAGGGCCCGTTCGACGTCATCTTCTGCCGCAACGTGATGATTTATTTCGACAAGGCCACGCAGCGCAAGATCCTGTCGCGCTTCGTGCCCCTGATGAAACCGGACGCGCTGCTGTTCGCCGGCCACTCCGAGAACTTCCTGTACGTCTCCGACTCGCTGCGCCTGCGCGGCAAGACGGTTTACGAATTGAACCACGGCTGACGCCCACGACACTCGCCCATGGAAACGAACAGCCATTTCGCCACCAACGTCTACTACGACCGCACCTTCGACTGCGACGCGGCCAAGATCCTGCCCGGCGAGTACTACTACACGGGCAAGGACATGCTGATCGTGACGGTGCTTGGCTCGTGCGTGTCGGCCTGCATCCGCGACCGCGTGAAGGGCCTGGGCGGCATGAACCACTTCATGCTGCCGGACGGCGGCGATCCGGGCAACCCGGTCTCGGCCTCGATGCGCTACGGGACGTATGCGATGGAAGTGCTGATCAACGACCTGCTCAAGGCCGGCGCCCGGCGCGAGCACCTGGAAGCGAAGGTGTTCGGCGGCGGCGCCGTGCTGCGCGGTTTTTCCGCGATGAACGTCGGCGAGCGCAATGCCGCGTTCGTCATTCAATTCCTCAAGACGGAACGGATTCCCGTGCTGGCCGAGGACCTGAACGACATCTACCCGCGCAAGGTGTATTTTTTCCCGCGCACGGGCAAGGTGCTCGTCAAGAAACTGATGCAGACCCATAACGACACGCTGGCGAAGCGCGAGCTCGATTACGCCAGCCGCCTCAAGGTCACGCCCGTCTCCGGCGCCGTCGACCTGTTCTGAAGAGAAAGGCAAAACCAATGACAAAGATCAAAGTGGTGATCGTGGACGATTCCGCCCTGATCCGCAGCGTGATGACCGAGATCGTCAATTCGCAGCCCGACATGGAAGTCGTCGGCGTCGCACCCGATCCGCTCGTCGCCCGCGACCTGATCAAGCGCACGAATCCGGACGTGCTCACCCTGGACGTCGAGATGCCGAAGATGGACGGCCTCGACTTCCTCGAAAAGCTCATGCGCCTGCGCCCGATGCCCGTGCTGATGGTGTCGTCGCTGACGGAGCGCGGTTCCGAGATCACGATGCGCGCGCTGGAACTGGGCGCCGTCGATTTCGTGACGAAACCCAAGATCTCGATCCAGAGCGGCATGCGCGAGTACACCGAACTGATCGCCGACAAGATCCGTGGCGCGTCGCGCGCCCGCATCAAGCCGCGCACCCTGCAGGCGCCCGCGGCCGGCGGCGCCACGCCGCTGCCGCAACTGCGCAATCCGCTGACGTCGTCGGAAAAGCTGATCATCATCGGCGCCTCGACGGGCGGCACGGAAGCCATCCGCGAATTTCTCATGCAGATGCCGTCCGACTGCCCCGGCATCCTGATCGCCCAGCACATGCCGGAAGGTTTTACCAGTTCGTTTGCGCGCCGCCTCGATTCGCTGTGCAAGATCAGCGTCGTCGAGTCCGCCGGCAACGAACGTGTGCTGCCGGGCCACGCGTACATCGCGCCGGGCCACTCGCATTTGCTGCTGACGCGCTCCGGTGCGAACTACATGACGAAGATCGAGCAGAGCGAGCCCGTCAACCGCCACCGTCCGTCTGTGGACGTCCTGTTCCGCTCGGCGGCGCAGGCGGCCGGCAAGAACGCCGTCGGCGTGATCCTGACGGGCATGGGGAAAGACGGCGCACAGGGTATGCTGGAGATGAAGAACGCGGGCGCCTACAATTTCGCCCAGGATGAAGCGTCGTGCGTCGTGTTCGGCATGCCGCGCGAAGCGATCGCCATCGGCGCCGCCCACGAGGTGGCCGCCCTGAGCGCACTGCCGGGCCTCGTGCTTGGCCATCTGGCAACGCATGGGGGCCGGGCGTTGCGCGTTTGATCCGCAGGGGTGGGTTTCGCTGCGGTTTTATCGCCGTAGAGCAACAAAAATGCTATGCTTCAGCTTGTATCGCAGTGCCGAATCTACCAACACACAAGAGGTTTACAACCGAATCCGGTTGAATAGGCCTCATAATCAGAGTTAAGAGAAACAACGGAGTAATTCATGGCTGACCCTAAGATGCGTTTCCTGGTTGTTGACGATTTTTCGACGATGCGCCGCATCGTCAAGAATCTGCTGAAAGAACTGGGTTACAGCAATGTCGACGAGGCGGAAGACGGTGTCCAGGCACTGGCCAAGCTGCGCAGCGAACAGTTCGATTTCGTCGTGTCCGATTGGAACATGCCGAACATGGACGGCCTGACGATGCTGCAGAACATCCGTGCCGATCCCGCACTGGCCAAGCTGCCGGTGCTGATGGTGACCGCCGAAGCCAAGAAGGAAAACATCATCGCGGCGGCGCAAGCCGGCGCCAACGGCTACGTTGTGAAGCCGTTCACCGCGGCCACGCTGGACGAAAAGCTGAACAAGATTTTCGAAAAGATGGAAAAGGCCGCGTAAATGAGCGAGCACATCGCCGACTCGACCTCGTCCGACGAGGTCCTGAGCCGGATCGGGCACATGACCCGCGCATTGCACGAAAGCCTGCGCGGGCTGGGCCTGGACAAGCTGATCGAGAAGGCCGCCAGCGACATCCCCGATGCGCGCGACCGTCTCGATTACGTCGTCCGGCTGTCCGAGCAATCGGCCAAACGTGTGCTCGACGCGACCGATGCCGCCAATCCGCTGCAGGATGGCATCGACGACCGTGCCGCCGAACTGAGCCAGTCGTGGCAGGCCCTGCTGGCCGCACCGGGCGCCGACGGCGACTGGCGTGCGCTGGCCGAACGGACCGTCGCCAGCCTGGCCGAATCACGCGAAGCGGCCAGCGCCACGAAGGCGCATTTGATGGACATCATGATGGCCCAGGACTTCCAGGACCTGACCGGCCAGGTGATCTCGCGTATCACGGGCATCGCCCAGAACCTGGAAAAGCAGCTGGTGCAAGTGCTCGTCGATTTCGCCCCGAGCGAGATCAAGCGCGAGCTCGACAATGGCTTGCTGAACGGTCCGCAGATCAACCCGGAAGGCAATACCGACGTCGTGGCCGACCAGGGCCAGGTCGACGACTTGCTGGACAGCCTGGGCTTCTGATCCCGACGCGGCGGCTTCAAGCCGCCGTTTTTCGTTCCACCCGGCGATCGTTACAAGACATGCACCAGACTCACTTCCTCGTCCGTGAACCCTTGCTCGACCCGAAGCAGCGCGTGATCGGTTACGAGCTCTGCTGGCAACAGCGCGACGGCCAGGCACTCGGCGACGCCGACCTCGAACGCCTCGTCGCCTTCGTCGCCGAACACGTGGTCGACGAGGAGCAGGGCTGGCTCCTGCGCGACAAGATCCTGTTTCTCGACGCCGTGCCCGCGATGCTGTCGCTGGATGCGCTGCACGCGCTGCCGCCGGAACGCACCGTCCTCTCGCTCTCCGTGCGCGAGCTCGCGAACCCCGACACCCGTGCGGCCGTGCAGGCGCTGCGCGCCGGCGGCGTCGGCATCTCGATCCGCGGCGCCGACCTGGCGCTGCTGGGCAAGAACCTGGCGCCCTACGCGTCCTACGCCGAAGTGCGCTTCGCCGGCGCCGACGTGGCGGCCCAGGCGCGCACCTACGCGGCCGCGAAGCAGTCGGCGTTGCGGCTCGTCGGGCGTCCCGTGTCGACGTGGCAGGACTTCGACGCCTGCGCGGCGCTGGGCCTGGACGCCTTCGTCGGCAAGCTGCACCTGACGCCGCGGCCGGGCAACCCCGTCAAGGGCATGAACCCGGCCCAGACGATCATCCTGCAGCTGATGCAGATGGTGCAGAACAACGAGGACGTGCCCAAGATCGAGGCCGTGCTCAAGCGCGACCCGGCGCTGATCTATAAACTCCTGCGCTTCATTAACTCTGCCGGTTTCGGCTCGGGCCGCGAGATCCAGTCGCTGCGCCAGGCGATCGCGATGCTCGGCTACGCGCCGTTGTACCGCTGGCTCGTCCTGCT includes:
- a CDS encoding chemotaxis protein CheW, producing the protein MSTQPTNKPNDAHDGNGSEYLAFTLGSEEYGIDILKVQEIRGYEAVTRIANAPEFIKGVINLRGIIIPVVDMRIKFNLGTPTYDQFTVVIILNIGGRIMGMVVDSVSDVTTLTPDQIKPAPEMGSAFNSDYLTGLGTVDERMLILIDIDKLMSSSEMGLMDRMAA
- a CDS encoding CheR family methyltransferase → MQPMANNVPHNTKPVAKQETGKEFDFTRADFERVRGLIYQRAGISLADSKQEMVYSRLARRLRANGIASFASYLDALEAGRMPAEWESFTNALTTNLTSFFREAHHFPLLAEHALKARASHGGPLTIWCSASSTGEEPYSIAMTVCEAFDTLTPPVQIIATDIDTNVLATASAGVYPIERVDKMEQARLRRFFLKGKGAQEGLVRVRPELRQLITFRQLNLLADGWDVKGPFDVIFCRNVMIYFDKATQRKILSRFVPLMKPDALLFAGHSENFLYVSDSLRLRGKTVYELNHG
- the cheD gene encoding chemoreceptor glutamine deamidase CheD, producing the protein METNSHFATNVYYDRTFDCDAAKILPGEYYYTGKDMLIVTVLGSCVSACIRDRVKGLGGMNHFMLPDGGDPGNPVSASMRYGTYAMEVLINDLLKAGARREHLEAKVFGGGAVLRGFSAMNVGERNAAFVIQFLKTERIPVLAEDLNDIYPRKVYFFPRTGKVLVKKLMQTHNDTLAKRELDYASRLKVTPVSGAVDLF
- a CDS encoding protein-glutamate methylesterase/protein-glutamine glutaminase, which produces MTKIKVVIVDDSALIRSVMTEIVNSQPDMEVVGVAPDPLVARDLIKRTNPDVLTLDVEMPKMDGLDFLEKLMRLRPMPVLMVSSLTERGSEITMRALELGAVDFVTKPKISIQSGMREYTELIADKIRGASRARIKPRTLQAPAAGGATPLPQLRNPLTSSEKLIIIGASTGGTEAIREFLMQMPSDCPGILIAQHMPEGFTSSFARRLDSLCKISVVESAGNERVLPGHAYIAPGHSHLLLTRSGANYMTKIEQSEPVNRHRPSVDVLFRSAAQAAGKNAVGVILTGMGKDGAQGMLEMKNAGAYNFAQDEASCVVFGMPREAIAIGAAHEVAALSALPGLVLGHLATHGGRALRV
- the cheY gene encoding chemotaxis response regulator CheY; the protein is MADPKMRFLVVDDFSTMRRIVKNLLKELGYSNVDEAEDGVQALAKLRSEQFDFVVSDWNMPNMDGLTMLQNIRADPALAKLPVLMVTAEAKKENIIAAAQAGANGYVVKPFTAATLDEKLNKIFEKMEKAA
- the cheZ gene encoding protein phosphatase CheZ translates to MSEHIADSTSSDEVLSRIGHMTRALHESLRGLGLDKLIEKAASDIPDARDRLDYVVRLSEQSAKRVLDATDAANPLQDGIDDRAAELSQSWQALLAAPGADGDWRALAERTVASLAESREAASATKAHLMDIMMAQDFQDLTGQVISRITGIAQNLEKQLVQVLVDFAPSEIKRELDNGLLNGPQINPEGNTDVVADQGQVDDLLDSLGF